The genomic region aaaaaGTTTATATATGTTATGtctaaatttttttcaaatatattatttggaaaaatGTTCATAAATttcaatatatttataatttttcaaGTCTAAAAGATGTGTCATATTTTAGAGAGTTTAGACTATTGGTTATAAGTTTTAGAAAgatgaattttattaaaaaattaactaACTTTGATTGGCTaatagtttattttttatatttataaaaatttgTGAAAAATGTACATCAAATTCACTCATATGTCATTCATTTATATTTAAAGTTTGGTAAAAAAGATCTCATACTTAAGATATGTAAAATgacataaaaaaaataataataatgactaATGGAAATATCTTCGTGTAGACATGATATAGTGAATGTTCAAGTATGTCAAAGTTCTATTCTAATGAATATTATTCCATAACACACATCTAGAAAAttctatcatttttttaattttaacataTTTTCAAGTATGTATCTAAGATCAACTCTTAATCTAAAATACTTCACTTATTTACTTTATCACATATACTTAACATAGAtattacaaagaaaatattttCATTCATTACATCTAAAAACTTAGATCATAATTTTATATGAATAATCATTtttaaatgaataataaaattttGATATTTCAATATTTAAATGTAAAAATAAACAAGAATACATCAAATATATAATGCAATGTAAAAATAAAGTAACTATTAAAaactaattttttaaataaaattaagaaatAAAAATGATTTCAGAAAGAATTTATTTTGATTAACAAAAGTGAGATAACAGAGTTATTGAAGGAATCCCTTTGATGGCCAAGAAACTGAAAATGAGAGTGGCACTTGGGCACTCAAATTATTCTGTAtcaattcaaaagaataaatgcAGGCCTGTCATATACAAATTAAACAGTCTTAAAAATCTTCAAAAGCATCATAATTTTCTAGCTCTGCTTTCTTGAAGCATTTTTCTTTTCCATGAATTCAAATAAGCTGCCATCATAAACTCCTCTGATGGCCTCTTTCTCCAGGAATCCATTTTCATCCTTGGCCAAATCATATAAAAGTCCCCATTCTCCTATGGCTAGAATTCTGCAAAGTGCACACCCACCAACTTAGCAAACCCATTTCAACAGTTTCTAAGAAAAAAAAGTGTGCAATCTTAAGGATCAAATTTAGAGGAAAACCTTAGTCTGTCATAATTAATATATAAGCTGTGTAGGTTGTTTATCTAGAAATTTAGATCTTTACATCAATAATTAGTATTTTAATCATAATATATATTGGTGCCAAATCAGATGATTCATCTAAAATTGTATTCTTTTTGATAAATTTATCTAATTCAAATGAATTatctaaacaaatcaaaacttaaaaaTATACTATTTAAACCAAAACATGCAGACAATTCATAAAAACTTACTGTCCAATAAAGTTTCTTGGAATCCTATTAGCTTTAACCATGGAGTCCACCTCGGCTTTTGTGAGCATGTCTGGATGAGTGAGTGCATATTTACTAAAAATGGCTTCAAACTTGTCTGGAACAAATcttccttcactgtcatatacacCTGTGTCGCTGCCATGCTTAGCTTTCTTAATATTTTGAATATATATGGGAAATAGTAAGGATGGTATCCGTCCCTGGCAAAAGGTACCCACATTAGAAATTAACAAGATGGGCTTTATGAGTTTCATTTCCTCAACTAAAGAGAAAATATACATACAGGAAGGGTGGAGTAGCTCAACACTAAATTGATAAGCACTCCAAAAGCAAATGATTTAGGGAAACCAAAACCCACTGCACGGAAACCTGAGAATTCAGCCATGTCGAACATTTAGTTATTGGAATTCAAAGATTGTTATTCGTCTAATCTTATAATAAAAATATTGTTAATGGGTTTTTGTCTATTGGTGAAATTGAATGATTCTTAAAGAGTTCATCAGAGATTAAGTCTTGGAGTGCAAGACCCTGACATCATGAAGGATGACGGATGACATTCGGATTGTCTCTTGGATGAACTTGGAGGAATAGATACCCCTCAGTTATTAGCTATCAGCCAAAAAGATTTATGTTGGGTAACTTAGAAGATTAGAGACATTGAATATCCACAGTTAGCTGAGAAGATTCTAGCTTTGGTATAAAACTCTCCAAAACTacgaaaaataaaaaattcaagaaatatTACTATAAATTAGAACTTTTATGATTCTGATGTGACTTATTGCTTTAACAATTATAAAATCAATGTTCAGTGATAGAACCAAAATAACATCATATAAACTATAATTAATGTATTAGATTTTAAATTTCAAGGATCAATGATTTTATTAATGATATTAGAGAAAGCAAAAATATTAgaacaaaagttcataaataagAAGATTATCGGATTTACACCTTTGTATGTCTCCCATGGATAAATGATCCCATCCTTGTTTTGGTCGAAAAATGCTACATGCTTTTGCAGAACAGTCATGTTGTTCACATCAATTCCTACATAAACATAAGACAGAAAAACTTAAAACTTATAGAAATGAAAGACATCAAAATTCTACAAGTCCTAATCTTAGTTTGCAATTTTTTGGACTGGATTATGTGAGATTTTTGCTTCATTAATACATTTTAGTTCACACTCTAGGACTCATCATcaaaatgaaatagaaagagaagagaaaTGATGATAGATCATTAAGTGAGATTTTTGTTGCATTAACATCTTAGATCACACTCTCCAATCCATTATCAAGATGAAATAGCAAGAGAAGAGAAATAACGATAGATCGTTACGTGAGGTTTCTTTTCCATTAACATTTTAGATCACACTCTcggatccatcatcaagatgaaatagCAAGAGAAGATAAATGATAATAGATCATTATGTGAGATTTTTCTTTCATTAACACTTTAGATCATTCCGCGGGATCCATTATCAAGATGAAATAGCAAGAGAAGAGAAATGATGATAGATCATTGCGTGAGATTTTCATAaagataaaataacaaaaaaagaaaaataatgaaagatcataaaatatgatctgaaatattgatcttcaaaaacaaccCATAAAATcgaaatataattaaacaaaaaccCCGAGTTCTGCAATGAGAAATGTAATCAAAAGGCAGGCATACCTTCATTTCCCTGGCGAGGGTTTTCATTCAAGCTGTGGGAAGAGCCCATTTTTCAGTCTGAGCTTGTGAAAGAAAAGGCTAAAAAGCTTATTAGCAGTCCGAATTTGCGCTTTGCTATTGCAGGTTCTGAAATGTTTAGTACTGTTGGGTCTCTATATATCAAGCAAGAATGATAATACTGTTGTATAATCTCCCTAAAATTCAATGATAATCCATAGTTTTTTATGGATTCCAATACATGACTCCCAGATACTCACGCAATCAGAACAATAATGAGTGATATATATCTTCAAATTGTTTAATTCTGTACATTGCGTAGCTCTGACATGTTTGCTAATATCAGGATCGACTTCCAGATTCTTAGCTTCTAAATGTTTATAGTATTGTTCATTTTCTAtcttataatcaaataaaaacaaccacaaatcatttTATATATGTACAAAATTCCACGTTGAATTATTTATAGAGTTGAACTCTGGCATTACAGAGCATCAAGCAACCGTGTTGGCTTGGAGTAATCTTTACAGTGCGTCCAATCTCAAAAGCATTTTTACGTGTATAATAATAAACCACAAAACAAGGGCAGAGCCAGTTCATTTTAAGACAACAAATACATGTCAATGGATATGAACAatcagatttttttatttttatttttattttttattttttttttaagaaaatagaagtataaagaattttataaaaaattcttaaatacaaaagagaGTTACAAAGCAAGAATGGCAAAGAGTCTAATAAAGAATACAATTACATGTTTCTATCATAACCAACTAATTGATCTAACAAATAAGAAAAATATTAGAATTTGTTCTTCTTATAAGTACACTAGAATACCTATATTTTTAAAACTTTATATAAAATatgttcaaaatgtcaaatttaaaaaataaaattaaggcAAAGAAAGTAATCTTTATCAAGTCTTGCTATTTGCTCTTTCTCTTCAGCAATCATGATATAGATCATGTGCACATAAAAtccttttaaaataataaaaatgaaaaaaaaaaattaagcttTTTTAGAAATGatgtttttgattaggataaataggttttgaggggacccgaaaccccttacagtaggttttgaagggacctgaaaccctcagattttaccaagatctgAAACCCAAAACAAACACCCGCAAACAATACATCAAAGATAAACAATAGCCTAAAACCAGCCTAGCAGCAAAGAAATATCAATTAAACCTAACCCAAAACAGACACCTGCAAACAATACATCAAAGATAAACAACAGTCTAAAACCACTCTAGCAGCAAAGAAATATCAATTAAACCTAGCTGAATAGGGAGGAGCTCAAAGCCTTTCACTAGCACGAGGGAtttatcaaggctcccttaaccttcaataGATACCAAGGGTTTTTCCAGGTACCCATAACCTGattaatgggttttacaaggctcccacagcCAGAATTAGATTTTTAATTGGCTCCCACAACCAAACAAGAAGAGATTTCTCAGGCTCCCATAACCTAAACTAGCATCTCCTGGCAGCAATAAACCATCATGCCCAAACCTAACAAAAACCAAACAatggccaaactgggcccttgaaagaTGCTAGCAACCGGCAAGCCCCTGAAGGAAACATAAAACAtagggttttcctaggctccctcaaccttgcgAGTGGATTTtagaaggctcccacaacctgtcATGGCCCAGACAACAGCAGCTCTTCCTGAAAACACGGTTTGGAAAACACTCCCGAAACTTCTACAGATGAAAACAAGAGGGTTTTTAAAGGCTCCCTCAATCATCAACACGAGCTAGGAAACAATGATTTGGCACAACACCCAGAACCTCCAGTGAAGAGCACCATGAGGGTTTTGAAAGACTCTCTCAACCAGTAGCACAATCCTCAGCAGCCAAAATGCTCCCTCACCCCTTTTCTCCACCTCAATAAGACCAAAGGGAAAGCAAATCAACTGCCTAGACCACCCAACCTCAACCACAAATAGTAGCAGCCACAACGCTCCTTCACACCTactttccacctcaataggagaaagggccacctcaataagATAGGAAGGAGAGTAGATCGTTAGCCCAAAAAACCCTCTTTTACCCTAAAACTCAAGCcaccactccacctccataggagagaaCACCTCCTCAAATAGAGAATCATGAGAACAGGGGAAGGAGAAAAAGAAACCCTCAACAAAGAATAGACAAGGAAAGACCAGAGGGACATCATACACCTCAAACCACACCCATCCGCCAACACAACAACAAATTCCTAGGACCAAACAAGGCCCCTGCTCCCAACACCCAAGATAGACCGATACAACCACATGTCAGCTGAGGAAAGCAAGGGAGAGCTGGAAGGACAGAATAGACAGGTCGAAGCCACCATTAACACCCCCAACACCAACAAACTCTAAAATAGTAGGGTCACCTCCCACCCCATCACAACCCACATTGGCACCACCACAGACGAACACAGACCCAGACGGACAACAGAAAAGGACAAGAGAAGAATGCGGGAGAGAGCGTTGAGCACATAACTAACCCTAGCAACCATAGACCTCTCCCCCATTGCCTGAACCTTCACCCCCTGAAACCCTCGTTCTTTTGTTCTCATCCACTCTACAGATCCCGCTCCCACTCACgttttttaagtttatttttagAAACAATGTTTTTGCATTAAACTTTTTTCTTTAAAAGTGATATGTGTTTGCATTAGACTTGTTTGTTTTTCTTACATGAACAAGAAAGCCTATTGCAATTACAGAGGTGACTTGTTTGTTTTTCTTACACGGACAAGGAAGCCTATTGCCATTGTAGAGTTATGCTTATGAACATAATGATAATTTAATGGATCTCATATGACTCTTTACCTTTATCAATGAGAAAAACAATTGGAATAACCCTAAAAAGTGTTGAAATGATATAATTGCTACTTCAAGAAGTGAGTGTAATTGATACTTAAGGATTCTTGATTAGGCGCATTCAATTTCTATAAAAAGTAGGTGTAATAAATATTTGATATATGAGGTATATGCGCTAGAATGTCTTGCAGATGCGCTATTTTGAGATTATTTTGGAAATTTGCCTTTAACCTGCatacaaaatgatttgaaaattgggGGTGGATCCCATGGTGGGCACAAAAATGTATACCAAATTAGTGGTGTCAGATGATTAATCAGAAAGACAAGAAACTAACATACCAAAGAGACATTAGATATAAAGACTAACTTGGTAAACTAGTTAAACAAGCAAATCTTTCAAaaggtgtctcattgttctctatttcATAGGATTCCTTaagtcaatggttgctctcagatcattgagcaactaaCCTTTGGAATGACAACTCTAAGAATGAGTGATATGTAATGGAAATGATCTATATGCCatatgcaactaagatctatatgattGTAACAAAGCTTGCTAAGATGTGattatgctatgataatgaaactTATTATGCTATGATATGGATATTAAGCTATACTAACATGAATATgctttgctaatgatatgaaattCTTCTAAAAGAGTATGATTTAAACAAAGAGAGGCAAAGTTTAAGACTTGCTGAAATAGACTATAATttggatgcatgaaacttggatgatggataatgagagaaatgaggcctatttatagaagaaatgggaaattagatggttaagattgagtaatcttaacaagggttaggattgaaggatcTTGAATCCATgtgatgggtatgtgcaggatcatggtgtgccaaaacaggcccttaagtggcaatgaaatttcagaaaatcagagttatgcaacttgacatgaaaatttgaataacttgtgaacattatttttaaaatatgtaagaagagaatctatagaaaattgaattttgtttctaagctactagttgttttttgggaaaaaaaaaatcctatttgatgaaaatttcaaatttcaatgcaatggtactaaaatttcagaaaaaaagataagaagtagacgtatgtctaaccacgctaatcacaatcaaatcataatatttttttataatatttataatataagtattagactcatgtccggatgtgacacatatttttttataattttttataaagtaaatagttatttatgaattttttactatatcttttcagaaattcagaaactcctacgtttgaccaccttaacttggtcaaaaccttatgaaattttttttatataatttttccctatagtagacgaagcataggatgtgatgcacgttttggattcaaaaaatgttaaacTCTTTGAAAGTTATGAgagtttttcaatcagtctatcaatcaggactattgtctgaattttattagaaaataaataataattatttattaaagtcaaaataagacaagccttatattgttagaaagctgagaacgtccttaaaaaacccttttcgttttatcaattttggctacaaaaaaagtcgtcagccaccagtgtaaagtctggaaaatcaaggaatattgaaaaacacgtttttttcagttgactttccaggcttgtcacttccaagccaaatcctaaagcattcccaagccaaaatttgaaatttgaaaattttacaacacaaatcgaatatctgattttaataagtaaattcactaactaaatttgcacataattaatctaatgtttattaatatattaatatataatattttaatatattaatttataaataaattcgtatatgatattagggagagggagagagagacagagacagagacagagagagacaaagagacatcaggggagggggagagagatattaggggagagggggagagagagagattaagacaccaaattgtgtcgttatgggccatatggtgtcctaaggggtcgtaggacacaatatgaccccttaggacacaataggatcCATagggacccaatatggtgtcataaggggtcatattgtgtcctaaggggtcatgtgatgtcttaaaggggtcatatgacacaatatgacccattaggacacaatatgactcataacaacacaatttggtgtcttaaggggtcatatggtgtcctaaggggtcgtaggacacaatatggccccttaggacaccataggacccataacgacccattatggtgtcttaaggggtcatatggtgtcctaaggggtcgtaggacaccatatgacccctgtggacaccatatggtgtcattaggggtcatatggtgtcctaaggggtcgtaggacacaatatgaccccttaggacaccataggatccataacgacccaatatggtgtcttaaggggtcatatggtgtcctaaggggtcgtaggacaccatatgacccctatggacaccataggaccccttatgacaccaaattgtcgttaggggtcatatggtgtcctaaggggtcataggacataatatgaccccttaggacaccataggacccataacaacccaatatggtgtcataaagggtcgtatggtgtcttaaggggtcataagggttcatgggacaccatatgaccccttaagacaccaaattgtgtcgttatgggtcatatggtgtcctaaggggtcgtaggacataatatgaccccttaggacaccataggacccaaagcgacccaatatggtgtcataaggggtcatattgtgtcctaaggggtcatatgatgtcttaaaggggtcatatgacacaatatggcctataacgacccaatatggtgtcttaagggatcatatggtgtcctaaggggtcctaggacaccatatgacccctatggataccatatagtgtcgttaggggtcatggaacaccatgtgactccttaagacaccaaattatatcgttatgggtcatattgtgtcctaaggggtcatgggacaacatatggccccttaagacaccatattgggtcgttatgacccataacgacacaatttggtgtcttaaggggtcatatagtatcctaggacaccatatgacccctaacaacaccatatggtatcataaggggctgtatattgtccttaggggtcatatggtgtcccatgaacccttatgaccccttaggacaccataggacccaaagcgacccaatatggtgtcataaggggtcatattgtgtcctaagggatcatatgatgtcttaaaggggtcatttgacacaatatgacccattaggacacaatattacccataaaaacccaatatggtgtcttaaggggtcatatggtgtcttaaggggtcgtaagggttcatatggtgtcctaatgggtcctacgacaccatatgacccctatggacaccatatgagcctttatgacaccatatggtgttgttaggggtcatatagtctcctaaggggtcataaggggtcatgggacaccacatgaccccttaagacaccaaattgtgtctttatgggtcatattgtgtcctaaggagtcatgggacaacatatgacccctaacgacaccatatggtgtcataaggggtcctatggtgtccataggagtcatatggtgtcctgcgatcccttaggataccatatgacccctatggaaaccatatgacccctaacgacaccatatggtgtcataaggggtcgtatgttgtccttaagggtcatatggtgttccatgaacccttatgaccccttaggacaccataagacccaaagtgacccaatatggtgtcataagaggtcatattgtgtcctaaggggtcatatgatgtcttaaaggggtcatatgacacaatatgacccattaggacacaatatgagccataacgacccaatatggtgtcttaaggggtcatatggtgtcctaaggggtcgtaggacaccatatgacccctatggacaccataggaccccttatgacaccatatggtgtcattaggggtcatatggtgtcctaaggggtcatatgttgtctcatgaccccttaggacacaatataacccataatgacacaatttggtgtcttaaggggtcatatggtgtcccatgaccccttatgaccccttaagacaccatatgacccctaacgataccatatggtgtcataaggggtcatatggtgtcctaggaccccttaggacaccatatgatcccttaagacaccatattaggccgttatgggtcatattatgtcttaaaggggtcatatgacttaagacacaatatgacccattaggacacaatatgacccataacaacacaatttggtgtcttaaggagtcatatggtgtcccatgaccccttatgaccccttaggacaccatatgaccactaacgacaccatAGCAAGAAAAAAGAAATAATGAAAGATCATGAaatatgatccaaaatgttgataaaaaatatTCATATAATCTTATCCAATTAAaaattcaaaactcatcttcaaaacaACCCATAAAATTGAAATATAATCAAACAAAAACCCCAAGTTCTGCAATGAGAAATGTAATCACAAGGCAAACGTACCTTCATTTCCCTGGCGAGGGTTTTCATTCAAGCTGTGTGAAGAGCCCATTTTTCAATCTGAGCTTGTGaaagaatgtaatgtccccttttctaggtgacatgagatgagcaggggttgacctaccattcgagttcctgtaggtcaatgacatggttaggggactcattctgagggtcatggagctttgcaggggctttGTGAGCCATTTTGGTCCTTCAGACgatagttcctattttttagggagaactggcagttgactgaatgaccacttggggaccaaggagtagagcaggatccttttgagcagttacaggtgtttggagagaggttcctaatttttaggatgattccctactttttaggaggttgtggtagtttccatatttgaggttccacggg from Cryptomeria japonica chromosome 3, Sugi_1.0, whole genome shotgun sequence harbors:
- the LOC131043387 gene encoding peroxygenase: MGSSHSLNENPRQGNEGIDVNNMTVLQKHVAFFDQNKDGIIYPWETYKGFRAVGFGFPKSFAFGVLINLVLSYSTLPGRIPSLLFPIYIQNIKKAKHGSDTGVYDSEGRFVPDKFEAIFSKYALTHPDMLTKAEVDSMVKANRIPRNFIGQILAIGEWGLLYDLAKDENGFLEKEAIRGVYDGSLFEFMEKKNASRKQS